The sequence below is a genomic window from Acetivibrio clariflavus DSM 19732.
TTCCATATAGCTTAAGTCTTCTCTTTGAAGATTTTCGATTAAAGCCATTACTGCCGAATCATTATCGTTTATGTCTACAACAATTGCAGGAATTTCTTTTAGCCCAGCCATTGTAGCAGCTCTAAGTCTCCTCTCTCCAGCTACAAGTTCATACATATTGGCAGATATTTTTCTGACGTTAATAGGTTGAATAACGCCATATTGTTTGATTGATTCACACAACTCCTCCAATGAAATCTTATTAAACTGCTTTCTTGGCTGATAGGGGTTAGGTCTTATGTTTTCAATTTTAACATAAGTGATGTTTTTTAAATCATCCTTCTTTTCAACTCTAGCTATTTGTACTCTACCTTCTAACATAGCGAACACCATCCTTCGTAATTTTAATATTTATCCTTTGTTTAAAATTTATTGTTTAACAATAAATTTTATAATTTGTTAAATCAAAGTTATGTTACCATTATTTGATATTAAAATTATAAGGATAATATTCGCATACCTTTTTAAAATTCCTTTTTTTTATTCAAAGAATCGTTCGTCTAAATACGCTATATTACGGTATTTTACGGGTTAAATCAGCGGCTCTTTTGATGGTTTACCTGCTTTTCTCGGATATTTTGTTGGAGTTTGTCGAAACTTTTTTATAATAATTATATTTCTTTTACTATCAGTAAAAGGTAAGTTAAACTCTTTTACCTCTTCAATTTTTCCTCCCATAATATCCAAAGCCTTTTTAGAACTGTCAATTTCATCTGCTATGTTGCTTCCCTTCATTGCAATAAAGTAGCCTCCAACTTTAACAAAAGGCAGACAATACTCAATTAGCACAGGCAAACTCGCAACAGCCCTTGCTGTTGAAATATCAAACTTTTCTCTAAATTCAGGAAGAACTCCTTTTTCCTCAGCTCTTCCATGTAATGCCTCTATTTTGCTTAAAGCATTTTCTTTTATAACTTCATTTAAAAATCTTACCCTCTTGTCCAAAGAATCCAGCAAAGTGACTTCTATACTTTCCCGGGCAATTTTTACAGGAATGCCCGGGAATCCCGCACCGGTACCGACATCTATAAGTCTTGTACATTCATCTTTTATAAAAGGAAGAATGCTTAACGAATCAATAAAATGCTTTATAACAATTTCTCTGTCTTTTTCTATTGCCGTTAAGTTTATTTTTTCATTCCATTCTTTAAGGATATTTTTATACCGCAAAAATTTATCCACTTGTTCTTCAGTTAAAGATATATCAAATATATTAGCTCCATCCAAAAGAATCTTTTTCAACTCACTATCCACAGTTTATTTCTCCCATCTTTAATTAATCTACAAATAGCAGTAAAAATTTATTTTTATATGTTGTTAATTGCTTAAATCGCTATATTTTTAATGTACTCTATACCTATTGATCCTCTTTTTTTCTTCTCTGCTGTTCCAAATAAACCAGTAAAACCGATATATCAGCCGGAGACACTCCTGATATTCTCGAAGCTTGTCCCACTGACTCAGGTTTAATTTTATCCAGCTTCTGTCTTGCTTCAAGTCTCAATCCCTGAATGGAAAAATAATCTATATCCTTACCTAACTTTTTGCTCTCAAGTTTTTTAAACTGTTCAACTTGCTGCATTTGTCTTTTAATATATCCTTCATATTTTATTGTAATTTCCACCTGTTCAATAACTTGAGCACTAAGTTGGGGTCTGTTTTCGTCTATAGCTTCAAGGGATTTGTAGTCCAGCTCAGGTCTTTTCAGCAAATCACTCAGCTTCATTCCACTCTTTATGGGAGTACTGTTTTTACTTTGCAAAAAAGCATTCACTTTTTCACTTGGAGGAACATACGTATTATTAAGTCTTTTTATTTCTTCCTCAATTTCTCTTTTCTTTTTTTCAAATTTTCTGTATCTTTCCTCACTTATAAGGCCTATACGATAGCCTATTGGAGTCAATCGGAGATCGGCATTGTCCTGCCGCAGCAAAAGTCTATACTCGGACCTTGATGTCATCATCCTATAAGGTTCTCTTGTTCCTTTAGTTACCAAATCATCTATCAATACCCCTATATAAGCTTCGGACCTATCCAATATTAGAGGTTCTTCTCCTTTTATTTTGCGTGCTGCATTTATACCTGCTATAATTCCCTGAGCAGCTGCTTCTTCATATCCGGAGCTTCCGTTGATTTGCCCAGCTGAAAATAATCCATCTATATGTTTAAACTCTAAAGAAAGATTTAATTGCGTTGAATTAATTCCATCGTATTCTATTGCATAAGCGCTTCGCATTATCGACGCATTTTCAAGTCCGGGCAGTGTTTTTATCATTTCGATCTGAACATCCTCCGGAAGACTCGTGGACATTCCCTGTAAATACATCTCCTGTGTATTAAGACCCATAGGCTCAACAAAAACCTGGTGAGATTCCTTATCGGCAAACTTCACTATCTTATCTTCTATTGAAGGGCAATAGCGAGGACCTACACCTTCAATAATTCCGCTGAAGAGCGGGGATCTATGGATATTATTTCTTATTATCTCGTGGGTTTTACTGTTTGTATATGTAAGATAACACGATACCTGTTCTTTCTTTAGTTCCTCATTCTCAAAGGAAAAAGGAACTATGGTCTCATCGCCAGGCTGCTCTTCCATTTTTGAAAAATCAATACTTCTACGATTTATTCTGGCTGGAGTACCGGTCTTATACCTTATAAGTTCAATACCCATTTCCTTAAGGCAATCGGAAAGTTTATTTGCAGGGAAAAGTCCATCCGGCCCTCCGCTATAACTTATATCACCAATAATAATTTTCGCTCTAAGAAACGTTCCTGTTGTAAGTACAACAACCTTGCATTTGTAAATAGTACCCGTATGAGTCCGAACTCCGGTAACTTTGTATTTACCGTCAACTTCTTCCCTCAATATTTCAACAATCTCAGCCTGCTTGACATCAAGATTTTCCTGCAGTTCAAGGGTATTTTTCATTTCAATTTGATAACTTCTTCGGTCTATTTGCGCTCTAAGTGAGTACACTGCAGGACCTTTAGCTCTGTTCAATATCTTCGATTGAATAAAAGTTTTATCCGCATTTTTACCCATCTCGCCGCCAAGAGCATCAATCTCCCTTACAAGATGGCCTTTTGCTGTACCTCCTATATTAGGATTACACGGCATGTTTGCTATACTGTCCAAATTTATAGCAAAGACCGCTGTTTTAACACCCAGTCTGGCTGAAGCCAGGGCAGCTTCACATCCAGCATGTCCTGCTCCAACAACTATTACATCATATTCTCCCGCAATAAATTCCATAACCTTCCTCTCACTTTCCTAAGCAAAATCTGCTGAAGATTTCATTCATAACATCTTCACTTACCGATTCTCCCGTTATTTCTCCCAAATATTGTGCAGAATTTACAATATCAATTGTTATCATATCTAAAGGCATACCGCTTTTGTAGGCATTAATGGCATAATCAATACTCTCTATTGCCTTATCTATCAAATTTTTGTGTCTTACATTCGTTATTATAACCTCATTATTCAAGATTACTTCTCCTTTAACAAAAAGCTCAACTACTGCGTCTGCCAGTTCATCTGTCCCTATTCCTTGTTTTAAAGACATCCTTATTACTTTTTTATCCTCTATCTTACTCTCAATCTCTGCTAATTTTTCTTCATTTGCTAAATCTATTTTATTTAATATTACAATAACTTTCTTATCTTTTACTTTATCCAGAATTTCCGTATCTTCTTTTTCAATTCCCTTATAAGAATCTATCATCATTATTATAAGGTCTGCAGATTCCAATTCCTTGTTTGTTTTTTCCACGCCTATCTTTTCAACTAAGTCATCTGTCTCTCTGATACCTGCCGTATCAATAATTCTTACTGGAACGCCGTTTAAATTAATATACTCTTCAATGATATCCCTTGTTGTCCCAGGTATATCGGTTACTATAGCTCTATTCTTCCCGGTTAACTCATTCAGTAAAGAAGACTTTCCTACATTAGGCCTTCCTACAATTACAGCATTTACTCCTTCCCTTATAATCCTCCCCTTTTCAAAACCTTTTATAATATTGTTAAGCTTTTCCCTTATATCCTTAATTTCAGAATATACCTTTTCCCCAGTGATCTCTTCAATATCATGTTCCGGATAATCAACGGTAACTTCAATATGTGCTAAAACTTCTATGAGCTTTTTTCTTGCTTCTTTAAGTTTTACCGACAGCTTACCTTCCAGCTGATTCATAGCAGCCTTTGAACTTTCGCTGGTTTTTGCATTTATAAGGTCAATTACAGCTTCAGCCTGGGACAAGTCCAATCTACCGTTCAAAAAAGCACGTTTTGTAAACTCTCCAGGCTCCGCAATTCTTGCTCCTTTTTTTAGTACAAGTTCAAGTATATTCTTTAAAACTACTGTCCCTCCATGACAGTTTATCTCTACAACATCTTCCCTGGTAAAAGTATTAGGTTTTTTCATTTTTGAAAGCAAAACTTCGTCCAGTATTTCACCGGTCTCAGGATTAATTATTTTTCCATAGTTTATTGTATGGGTCTTTATTTCATCAAACTTTTTTTTACCAACAAATATTTCTGCAGCAAT
It includes:
- the mnmG gene encoding tRNA uridine-5-carboxymethylaminomethyl(34) synthesis enzyme MnmG, producing MEFIAGEYDVIVVGAGHAGCEAALASARLGVKTAVFAINLDSIANMPCNPNIGGTAKGHLVREIDALGGEMGKNADKTFIQSKILNRAKGPAVYSLRAQIDRRSYQIEMKNTLELQENLDVKQAEIVEILREEVDGKYKVTGVRTHTGTIYKCKVVVLTTGTFLRAKIIIGDISYSGGPDGLFPANKLSDCLKEMGIELIRYKTGTPARINRRSIDFSKMEEQPGDETIVPFSFENEELKKEQVSCYLTYTNSKTHEIIRNNIHRSPLFSGIIEGVGPRYCPSIEDKIVKFADKESHQVFVEPMGLNTQEMYLQGMSTSLPEDVQIEMIKTLPGLENASIMRSAYAIEYDGINSTQLNLSLEFKHIDGLFSAGQINGSSGYEEAAAQGIIAGINAARKIKGEEPLILDRSEAYIGVLIDDLVTKGTREPYRMMTSRSEYRLLLRQDNADLRLTPIGYRIGLISEERYRKFEKKKREIEEEIKRLNNTYVPPSEKVNAFLQSKNSTPIKSGMKLSDLLKRPELDYKSLEAIDENRPQLSAQVIEQVEITIKYEGYIKRQMQQVEQFKKLESKKLGKDIDYFSIQGLRLEARQKLDKIKPESVGQASRISGVSPADISVLLVYLEQQRRKKEDQ
- the mnmE gene encoding tRNA uridine-5-carboxymethylaminomethyl(34) synthesis GTPase MnmE, with product MLYSQDTIAAISTPHGNGGIGIIRISGEEAFRIAAEIFVGKKKFDEIKTHTINYGKIINPETGEILDEVLLSKMKKPNTFTREDVVEINCHGGTVVLKNILELVLKKGARIAEPGEFTKRAFLNGRLDLSQAEAVIDLINAKTSESSKAAMNQLEGKLSVKLKEARKKLIEVLAHIEVTVDYPEHDIEEITGEKVYSEIKDIREKLNNIIKGFEKGRIIREGVNAVIVGRPNVGKSSLLNELTGKNRAIVTDIPGTTRDIIEEYINLNGVPVRIIDTAGIRETDDLVEKIGVEKTNKELESADLIIMMIDSYKGIEKEDTEILDKVKDKKVIVILNKIDLANEEKLAEIESKIEDKKVIRMSLKQGIGTDELADAVVELFVKGEVILNNEVIITNVRHKNLIDKAIESIDYAINAYKSGMPLDMITIDIVNSAQYLGEITGESVSEDVMNEIFSRFCLGK
- the rsmG gene encoding 16S rRNA (guanine(527)-N(7))-methyltransferase RsmG — translated: MDSELKKILLDGANIFDISLTEEQVDKFLRYKNILKEWNEKINLTAIEKDREIVIKHFIDSLSILPFIKDECTRLIDVGTGAGFPGIPVKIARESIEVTLLDSLDKRVRFLNEVIKENALSKIEALHGRAEEKGVLPEFREKFDISTARAVASLPVLIEYCLPFVKVGGYFIAMKGSNIADEIDSSKKALDIMGGKIEEVKEFNLPFTDSKRNIIIIKKFRQTPTKYPRKAGKPSKEPLI